Proteins encoded by one window of Rouxiella chamberiensis:
- the sufD gene encoding Fe-S cluster assembly protein SufD has protein sequence MAGLPTKSNAPAAGSSHAMQQFYRLFESVGGEQSSHAHNHWQQVLRLGFPHAKMENWKYTPVAPLLGNQFFAPERQTVSAETLKSLTLPLDTYRLVFVDGRFDADLSDTDTGDYEIEKLTPTSQQTLPDAIQSEVFLHLTESLAQEGLKIRLAAGKQADKPLYLLHISSGRVQSRELNTAHHRYHVAVERGANAEIIEHYVSLGDAGHFTGARLTADIGDNADFTHYKLSFESQASYHFAHNDLVVGRDARVASHSFLLGAGLTRNNTSAQLNGEGSELNINSLLLPIDSEIADTRTYLEHNKGYCNSHQLHKVIVNDKAKAVFNGMIQVAKNAIKTDGKMTNNNLLLSPKAEVDTKPQLIIFADDVKCGHGATVGRMDDEQLFYLRARGISGLDARNMIIFAFAAELTEAIENETLREVVIARIAGRLNRGE, from the coding sequence ATGGCTGGCTTACCGACGAAGAGTAATGCCCCGGCAGCCGGTAGCTCGCATGCCATGCAGCAATTCTACCGTCTGTTCGAAAGTGTAGGTGGCGAACAGTCTTCCCATGCGCACAATCATTGGCAGCAGGTTCTGCGCCTTGGATTCCCGCATGCCAAGATGGAAAACTGGAAATATACCCCGGTAGCGCCGCTGCTCGGTAATCAGTTTTTCGCGCCTGAACGTCAGACCGTGTCTGCCGAGACACTGAAATCACTGACGCTGCCGCTTGACACTTACCGTCTGGTGTTTGTCGATGGCCGCTTCGATGCCGATCTCAGCGACACCGATACCGGTGACTATGAAATCGAAAAACTGACGCCGACGAGTCAGCAGACCCTGCCCGATGCCATTCAATCGGAAGTGTTCCTGCATCTGACCGAAAGTCTGGCGCAGGAAGGTCTCAAAATCCGTCTGGCGGCGGGCAAGCAGGCTGACAAACCGCTGTATCTGCTGCATATCAGCAGTGGCCGCGTGCAGTCCCGCGAATTGAACACGGCGCATCATCGCTACCATGTGGCGGTTGAACGCGGTGCCAATGCCGAAATCATCGAGCACTATGTGAGCCTCGGCGATGCCGGCCACTTTACCGGTGCGCGCCTGACGGCAGATATCGGTGACAATGCCGATTTCACGCATTACAAACTTTCTTTCGAAAGTCAGGCGAGCTATCACTTCGCCCATAACGATCTGGTCGTTGGCCGTGATGCCCGCGTGGCCAGCCACAGCTTCCTGCTGGGAGCCGGCCTGACGCGCAACAATACCAGCGCCCAGCTCAACGGCGAAGGCAGTGAGCTGAACATCAATAGTCTGCTGCTGCCGATTGATAGCGAAATAGCAGATACCCGTACTTATCTCGAGCATAACAAGGGTTACTGCAACAGCCATCAGCTGCACAAAGTCATCGTCAACGACAAGGCGAAAGCTGTGTTCAACGGCATGATTCAGGTGGCGAAAAACGCTATCAAGACCGACGGCAAGATGACCAACAACAACCTGTTGCTGAGTCCGAAAGCCGAAGTCGATACCAAGCCGCAGCTGATCATTTTCGCCGATGACGTGAAATGTGGACACGGTGCCACCGTAGGCCGCATGGACGACGAGCAGCTGTTCTATCTCCGCGCACGCGGGATAAGCGGTCTGGACGCGCGTAACATGATCATTTTCGCTTTCGCGGCCGAGTTGACCGAAGCTATCGAAAACGAAACGCTGCGTGAAGTTGTGATTGCACGAATTGCAGGCCGACTGAACCGAGGTGAGTAA
- the sufC gene encoding Fe-S cluster assembly ATPase SufC, protein MLSIKNLKVRVEEKEILKGLDLEIKPGEVHAIMGPNGSGKSTLSATLAGREDYEVTDGTVEFNGKDLLELDPEDRAGEGVFMAFQYPVEIPGVSNHFFLQTAVNAVRKYREQPPMDRFDFADFMDEKIAMLKMPEDLLGRSVNVGFSGGEKKRNDILQMAALEPSLCILDETDSGLDIDALKIVSSGVNALRDGKRSFIIVTHYQRILDYIKPDYVHVLWQGRIVKSGDFSLVKQLEEQGYGWLTDEE, encoded by the coding sequence ATGTTAAGCATTAAGAATTTAAAGGTCCGTGTAGAAGAAAAGGAAATTCTTAAAGGGCTTGATCTCGAGATCAAGCCTGGGGAAGTGCACGCTATCATGGGGCCTAACGGCTCAGGTAAAAGTACGCTTTCCGCTACCCTTGCGGGCCGTGAAGACTACGAAGTCACTGATGGCACTGTCGAGTTTAATGGTAAAGATTTGCTCGAGCTCGATCCTGAAGATCGCGCGGGCGAAGGCGTATTCATGGCGTTTCAATACCCGGTTGAAATCCCAGGCGTCAGCAACCACTTCTTCTTGCAGACTGCGGTAAACGCAGTACGCAAATACCGTGAACAGCCTCCAATGGATCGCTTTGATTTCGCCGACTTTATGGACGAAAAAATCGCGATGCTCAAAATGCCTGAAGACCTGCTGGGTCGTTCAGTCAACGTAGGCTTCTCCGGCGGCGAGAAAAAGCGTAACGATATTCTGCAAATGGCCGCGCTTGAGCCAAGCCTGTGCATTCTGGACGAAACCGACTCCGGTCTGGATATCGACGCCCTGAAAATCGTGTCCAGCGGCGTGAATGCCCTGCGCGACGGTAAGCGTTCCTTCATTATCGTGACCCACTACCAGCGTATCCTCGACTATATCAAGCCTGACTACGTGCACGTTTTGTGGCAGGGCCGCATTGTAAAATCCGGTGATTTCAGCTTGGTTAAACAGTTAGAGGAGCAGGGTTATGGCTGGCTTACCGACGAAGAGTAA
- the sufB gene encoding Fe-S cluster assembly protein SufB, whose translation MSRSNVEIPDNVQSWVGDGNKYKEGFFTALATDELASGINEDVVRAISAKRNEPEWMLEFRLQAYHAWLKMDEPHWLKGEYKPLDYQDYSYYSAPSCGSCDDACGSQPGATQQSTADSLALPALDKNYLTSEVEKAFDQLGVPVREGKEVAVDAIFDSVSVSTTYREKLAESGVIFCSFGEAIHDYPELVKQYLGTVVPAEDNFFAALNAAVASDGTFVYIPKGVRCPMELSTYFRINAAKTGQFERTILIADEGSYVSYIEGCSAPVRDSYQLHAAVVEVIIHKDAEVKYSTVQNWFSGSEESSGGILNFVTKRAICEGSGSKMSWTQSETGSAITWKYPSVILKGDNSIGEFFSVALTSGKQQADTGTKMIHIGKNTKSTIIAKGISAGKSENTYRGLVKILPSAENARNFTQCDSMLIGADCGAHTFPYIEVRNNSAQLEHEATTSKIGEDQLFYCLQRGISEDDAISMIVNGFCKDVFSELPLEFAVEAQKLLAISLEHSVG comes from the coding sequence ATGTCACGAAGCAACGTAGAAATTCCAGACAACGTGCAGTCTTGGGTCGGCGATGGAAATAAATACAAGGAAGGATTTTTCACCGCGCTGGCAACCGATGAACTCGCATCCGGCATCAATGAAGATGTCGTACGTGCCATTTCCGCGAAGCGTAATGAGCCGGAATGGATGCTGGAGTTCCGTCTGCAGGCTTACCATGCTTGGCTCAAAATGGATGAACCGCATTGGTTGAAAGGCGAGTATAAACCGCTCGACTATCAGGACTACAGCTACTATTCCGCACCTTCATGCGGAAGCTGTGACGATGCCTGCGGTTCCCAGCCTGGCGCAACTCAGCAGTCTACCGCCGATTCACTGGCCCTGCCTGCGCTCGATAAAAACTACCTGACCAGCGAAGTCGAAAAAGCATTCGACCAGCTGGGCGTTCCCGTGCGCGAAGGTAAAGAAGTCGCGGTCGATGCCATCTTTGACTCCGTATCGGTCTCCACGACCTACCGTGAAAAACTGGCGGAATCCGGTGTTATCTTCTGCTCGTTCGGCGAAGCTATCCACGACTATCCCGAGCTGGTCAAACAGTATCTGGGCACCGTGGTCCCTGCGGAAGACAACTTCTTCGCAGCGCTCAACGCGGCCGTCGCCTCCGACGGAACTTTTGTCTACATTCCGAAAGGCGTCCGTTGCCCAATGGAACTGTCGACCTATTTCCGTATCAACGCGGCGAAAACCGGTCAGTTCGAACGTACCATTCTGATTGCCGATGAAGGCAGCTATGTCAGCTACATCGAAGGCTGTTCCGCACCGGTTCGCGATTCCTATCAGCTGCACGCGGCTGTGGTTGAAGTCATCATCCACAAAGACGCGGAAGTGAAATATTCAACGGTTCAGAACTGGTTCTCGGGCAGTGAAGAGAGCAGCGGCGGTATCTTGAACTTCGTTACCAAGCGCGCTATCTGTGAAGGTTCAGGTTCGAAAATGTCCTGGACGCAATCCGAAACTGGTTCCGCTATCACCTGGAAGTACCCGAGCGTTATCCTGAAAGGCGATAACTCGATCGGCGAATTCTTCTCAGTTGCGCTGACCAGCGGTAAACAGCAGGCCGATACCGGCACCAAGATGATTCACATTGGTAAAAATACCAAATCGACCATCATCGCCAAGGGTATCTCTGCGGGTAAAAGCGAAAACACGTACCGCGGTTTGGTGAAAATTCTGCCTTCTGCCGAGAATGCCCGTAACTTCACTCAGTGTGACTCGATGCTGATTGGTGCGGACTGCGGCGCGCACACGTTCCCGTACATCGAAGTACGCAACAACAGCGCACAGCTCGAGCACGAAGCCACCACTTCGAAAATCGGTGAAGATCAACTGTTCTACTGCCTGCAACGCGGGATCAGTGAAGACGATGCCATCTCGATGATCGTTAACGGTTTCTGTAAGGACGTCTTCTCCGAGCTGCCGCTGGAATTTGCTGTCGAAGCGCAAAAACTTCTGGCAATCAGCCTGGAACACAGTGTCGGCTAA
- the sufA gene encoding Fe-S cluster assembly scaffold SufA — protein sequence MQTENVGTFSLDDNVWQGVTLTDAAATQVKNLMTQDPEVKGLQLSVKQSGCAGFAYVLDLTKQPASDDVVFEHQGAQLFIPLKAMPFIDGTEVDFVREGLNQIFKFNNPKAQHACGCGESFGL from the coding sequence ATGCAAACCGAAAATGTCGGCACGTTCTCATTGGATGACAACGTTTGGCAAGGCGTGACGCTTACAGATGCTGCTGCCACTCAGGTCAAGAACCTGATGACCCAGGATCCCGAGGTCAAGGGTCTGCAGCTTTCCGTCAAGCAGTCAGGCTGTGCAGGTTTCGCCTATGTCCTTGATCTGACCAAACAGCCAGCAAGCGACGATGTGGTGTTTGAACATCAGGGCGCACAGCTATTTATTCCGTTGAAAGCCATGCCTTTCATCGATGGAACTGAGGTGGATTTTGTCCGCGAAGGGCTGAACCAGATCTTTAAGTTCAATAATCCAAAAGCTCAACATGCCTGTGGGTGTGGTGAAAGCTTTGGCCTGTAA
- a CDS encoding hotdog fold thioesterase: protein MALWKRETTLEELNQTSQGCMVGHIGIEFTLLAEDRLEATMPVDARTTQPFKLLHGGASVVLAESLGSMAGYLCTRGDQQIVGIEVNANHLRAAHSGLVTGVCKALHVGRRNQVWEIKIYDENQQLCCISRLTTAVIDL from the coding sequence GTGGCACTTTGGAAACGCGAAACAACGCTCGAAGAGCTGAACCAAACCAGTCAGGGCTGCATGGTCGGCCACATTGGCATCGAGTTTACCCTACTGGCCGAAGACCGGCTTGAAGCGACCATGCCGGTTGATGCGCGGACCACACAACCGTTCAAATTGCTGCACGGCGGCGCCTCGGTGGTTTTGGCGGAATCTTTGGGTTCAATGGCAGGGTATCTGTGTACCCGCGGCGACCAGCAGATTGTCGGCATCGAGGTTAATGCCAATCATCTGCGAGCCGCACACAGTGGTCTTGTCACTGGCGTTTGCAAGGCTCTGCACGTGGGGCGGCGCAATCAGGTCTGGGAGATAAAGATTTACGATGAAAATCAGCAGTTATGCTGCATATCCCGCCTAACGACCGCCGTTATCGACCTCTAA
- a CDS encoding FAD-binding and (Fe-S)-binding domain-containing protein, giving the protein MIPQISQAPGVIQLVLDFLEALKKDGFTGDMATSYADRLTMATDNSVYQLLPDAVLFPRATSDVALLARLAGQERFKTLVFSPRGGGTGTNGQSLNRGIVVDMSRHMNRILDIDTEAGWVKVEAGVIKDQLNDFLRPLGYFFSPELSTSNRATLGGMINTDASGQGSLVYGKTSNHVLGLRAVVLGGELLDTRAMPTLLAEQLGEEKSAVGNIYRTVLESCRDNRQLVIDKFPKLNRFLTGYDLRHVFSDDLQTFDLTRILTGSEGTLAFITEARLNITRIPKVRRLVNIKYDSFNSALRNAPLMVEAKALSVETVDSKVLNLAREDIVWHTVSEYITDVPGKDMQGLNIVEFAGDDLQLIEKQTESLCERLDGLIRDEEAGVIGYQICADLAGIERIYNMRKKSVGLLGNAKGAAKPLPFAEDTCVPPEHLADYIVEFRALLDSHNLSYGMFGHVDAGVLHVRPALDMCDPQQEMLLKKISDEVVALTAKYGGLLWGEHGKGFRAEYSPAFFGEELFHELRRIKTAFDPNNRLNPGKICSPVDCDEPMLKVDAPKRGTLDRRIPVEVRTAYRGAMECNGNGLCFNYDVKSPMCPSFKITASRVHSPKGRAGMVREWLRLLSEQGVEPLALEQALPQQSMSFRTLIEKTRNSWYASKGEYDFSHEVKEAMSGCLACKACSTQCPIKIDVPGFRSRFLQLYHTRYLRPVRDYVVAEVESYTPLMSRAPKVFNFFFKQPWVRELSRKSIGMVDLPLLSTPTLREQLSGHLAATMTLEQLESIPAAERAQYVLIVQDPFTSYYDAKVVADFVRLVEKFDLKPVLLPFSPNGKAQHVKGFLQRFAKTARKTSLFLNRVSQLGMPMVGVDPALVLCYRDEYKEILGDSRGSFQVQLVHEWLIKLLEDRPEMQQSGESWYLFGHCTESTALPTSGKQWGDIFARFGAKLENVSVGCCGMAGTYGHETKNIENSLGIYELSWHQSLQRLPRQRCLATGYSCRSQVKRIEGNGLRHPLQALVELI; this is encoded by the coding sequence ATGATCCCACAAATTTCTCAGGCACCCGGCGTCATTCAATTGGTGCTCGACTTTTTGGAAGCGTTAAAGAAAGACGGATTTACGGGTGATATGGCAACCAGCTATGCCGATCGTCTGACTATGGCGACCGACAACAGTGTCTACCAACTCCTACCCGATGCCGTGTTGTTCCCACGTGCAACCTCGGATGTCGCCTTGCTGGCTCGTCTGGCAGGGCAGGAGCGTTTCAAAACGCTGGTGTTCTCTCCTCGCGGCGGCGGTACCGGCACCAATGGTCAGTCGCTCAACCGCGGTATCGTGGTTGATATGTCCCGTCATATGAACCGCATCCTCGATATCGATACCGAGGCAGGCTGGGTCAAAGTTGAAGCTGGCGTGATTAAAGACCAGTTAAATGACTTTTTGCGCCCGCTCGGCTACTTTTTCTCACCTGAACTGTCAACCAGTAACCGCGCCACTCTGGGTGGCATGATTAATACCGATGCCTCGGGGCAAGGCTCGCTGGTTTACGGTAAAACCTCGAACCATGTTCTGGGTCTGCGTGCGGTAGTGCTCGGCGGTGAACTGCTCGATACGCGCGCCATGCCTACCTTGCTGGCGGAACAGCTTGGCGAAGAGAAATCTGCCGTCGGCAACATCTATCGCACGGTACTTGAAAGCTGTCGCGACAACCGTCAGCTGGTCATTGATAAATTCCCTAAACTTAACCGCTTCCTCACCGGTTATGATTTACGCCACGTTTTCAGTGACGATCTCCAGACCTTTGACCTGACCCGCATTCTGACCGGTTCCGAAGGTACGCTTGCCTTTATTACCGAAGCACGACTGAATATTACGCGTATTCCCAAAGTCAGGCGTCTGGTCAATATCAAGTATGACTCGTTCAACTCCGCGCTGCGCAATGCGCCACTTATGGTAGAAGCCAAGGCGCTGTCGGTGGAAACGGTCGACTCGAAAGTGCTTAATCTGGCGCGTGAAGATATCGTCTGGCATACCGTCAGCGAATACATTACCGATGTACCTGGCAAAGACATGCAAGGCCTGAACATCGTCGAATTCGCGGGCGATGATTTACAGCTTATTGAAAAACAAACGGAATCGCTTTGCGAGCGGCTCGATGGGCTGATTCGCGATGAAGAGGCCGGCGTCATTGGCTACCAGATCTGTGCCGACCTCGCGGGCATCGAGCGCATTTATAATATGCGCAAAAAATCTGTCGGATTGCTGGGTAATGCCAAAGGCGCGGCCAAGCCGTTGCCCTTTGCCGAAGATACCTGCGTGCCGCCTGAACATCTCGCCGATTACATTGTGGAATTCCGCGCTTTGCTCGACAGCCATAACTTGAGCTATGGAATGTTCGGACACGTCGATGCGGGCGTGCTCCACGTTCGTCCGGCGCTCGACATGTGCGATCCGCAGCAGGAGATGCTGCTCAAGAAAATTTCCGATGAAGTGGTAGCACTGACCGCGAAATACGGCGGCCTGCTGTGGGGTGAACATGGCAAGGGTTTCCGTGCTGAATACAGTCCGGCCTTTTTCGGCGAGGAACTCTTCCATGAATTACGCCGTATCAAGACCGCCTTCGACCCGAATAATCGCCTGAATCCGGGAAAAATCTGTTCGCCCGTTGACTGCGACGAGCCGATGCTAAAAGTCGATGCGCCAAAACGCGGCACGCTTGACCGCAGGATCCCGGTTGAGGTTCGCACCGCCTATCGCGGTGCCATGGAGTGCAATGGCAACGGATTGTGCTTCAACTATGATGTGAAAAGCCCGATGTGTCCGTCATTCAAAATCACCGCCAGCCGCGTGCATTCCCCGAAAGGTCGCGCAGGAATGGTGCGCGAGTGGCTGCGTCTGCTTTCCGAACAAGGCGTAGAGCCGCTGGCGCTCGAGCAGGCATTACCGCAACAGAGCATGAGTTTCAGGACGTTAATCGAGAAGACCCGCAATAGCTGGTACGCCAGCAAGGGCGAGTATGATTTCTCCCACGAAGTAAAAGAGGCGATGTCGGGCTGTCTGGCGTGTAAAGCCTGTTCCACGCAATGTCCTATCAAAATTGACGTGCCCGGATTCCGTTCGCGTTTCCTGCAGCTTTATCACACCCGTTATCTGCGCCCGGTGCGCGATTACGTGGTCGCCGAGGTTGAAAGTTACACTCCACTGATGTCGCGCGCCCCGAAGGTGTTTAACTTCTTCTTTAAGCAGCCGTGGGTGCGTGAACTTAGCCGCAAGAGTATTGGCATGGTCGATCTGCCTTTGCTTTCAACGCCGACACTGCGCGAACAGCTTTCCGGACACCTTGCGGCAACCATGACGCTGGAGCAGCTCGAGAGCATTCCGGCCGCCGAGCGCGCGCAATATGTGCTGATTGTGCAAGATCCCTTCACCAGCTATTACGACGCCAAAGTCGTAGCCGATTTTGTAAGGCTGGTCGAAAAATTCGATCTCAAGCCGGTGCTGCTGCCGTTCTCGCCAAACGGCAAAGCCCAGCATGTGAAGGGTTTCCTGCAACGCTTTGCCAAGACCGCGCGTAAAACGTCGTTATTCCTGAATCGCGTTTCTCAACTCGGCATGCCGATGGTCGGCGTCGATCCCGCCTTGGTGCTGTGTTATCGCGATGAATACAAAGAGATTCTGGGTGATTCGCGCGGCTCGTTCCAGGTTCAATTGGTTCACGAATGGCTTATCAAACTGCTCGAAGATCGTCCCGAGATGCAGCAGAGCGGCGAATCCTGGTATCTGTTTGGACACTGTACCGAGAGCACGGCATTGCCGACCAGCGGCAAGCAGTGGGGCGATATCTTTGCCCGTTTCGGTGCCAAGCTTGAAAACGTCAGTGTCGGTTGTTGCGGCATGGCCGGAACATATGGCCATGAAACGAAAAACATCGAGAATTCGCTCGGCATTTATGAGTTGTCATGGCATCAGTCATTGCAGCGCCTGCCGCGCCAGCGCTGTCTGGCAACCGGCTATTCGTGCCGCAGTCAGGTAAAACGTATTGAAGGAAATGGCCTGCGGCATCCGCTTCAGGCCTTGGTCGAACTCATTTAA
- the ydiK gene encoding AI-2E family transporter YdiK, producing MNLPNKNYDLPKIMFGVLFIALMTIASIWVVKPFILGFSWAGMIVIATWPVMIRIQAILWGRRSLAVIVMTLLLILLFVLPIALLITSAVENGAPLARIASNPSQLHLPDFAWLREIPLVGRKIYVGWHTLINSGGSALMAKVQPYVGQTASWFVSQAANIGRFILHCSLMLLFSALLYSRGENVGMGIRHFAIRLAGGRGDAAVILAGQAIRAVALGVVVTAIVQSVLGGIGLAVVGIQYATLLTVVMFVCCVAQVGPLLVLIPAIIWLYWSGDNTWGTVLLIWSCVVGSLDSVLRPILIHMGADLPMLLVLSGVIGGLVAFGLIGLFIGPVVLAVSYRLISLWINEAPEPQEDLEEVNKLLGE from the coding sequence ATGAATCTCCCGAACAAAAATTATGATTTACCAAAAATCATGTTTGGCGTGCTGTTTATTGCCTTGATGACCATAGCCAGTATTTGGGTAGTCAAACCCTTTATACTGGGCTTCTCGTGGGCGGGGATGATTGTTATCGCCACCTGGCCCGTGATGATAAGAATTCAGGCCATCCTCTGGGGCCGTCGTAGTCTGGCGGTGATTGTGATGACCCTGCTGCTGATTCTGCTGTTTGTTCTGCCTATTGCTCTCCTTATTACCAGCGCCGTGGAAAATGGTGCTCCACTCGCCCGTATCGCCAGTAATCCTTCACAGTTGCACCTGCCCGATTTTGCCTGGCTGCGCGAAATTCCGCTGGTCGGCAGAAAAATCTATGTCGGCTGGCATACCCTCATCAATAGCGGCGGCAGTGCATTGATGGCCAAAGTTCAGCCTTATGTGGGCCAGACCGCCAGCTGGTTTGTTTCACAGGCTGCCAATATCGGGCGTTTTATTCTGCACTGTTCACTGATGCTGCTGTTTAGCGCCCTGCTCTACAGCCGCGGTGAAAACGTGGGCATGGGCATTCGCCACTTTGCGATTCGCCTCGCAGGCGGCAGAGGCGATGCCGCAGTCATTCTGGCCGGACAAGCTATTCGCGCCGTGGCACTTGGCGTGGTGGTAACGGCCATCGTGCAATCCGTGCTTGGCGGTATCGGACTAGCTGTGGTGGGCATTCAGTATGCCACGCTGCTAACCGTTGTCATGTTTGTCTGCTGTGTCGCGCAGGTGGGGCCTCTTTTGGTACTGATACCCGCTATCATCTGGCTGTATTGGTCGGGTGATAATACCTGGGGCACCGTACTGCTGATCTGGAGCTGTGTCGTTGGCTCGCTCGATAGCGTATTGCGACCTATTTTGATTCACATGGGAGCCGACCTTCCCATGCTGTTGGTGCTCTCGGGCGTTATTGGCGGACTCGTGGCGTTCGGGCTTATTGGCCTGTTTATCGGTCCTGTCGTACTTGCTGTCTCCTACCGACTGATTTCACTATGGATTAATGAAGCCCCCGAGCCTCAGGAAGATCTTGAAGAAGTGAACAAACTGCTCGGAGAATAA
- a CDS encoding pyruvate, water dikinase regulatory protein gives MDRSVFYISDGTAITAEVLGHAVLSQFPVNATTFSLPFVENESRARAVCQQINDIFEKTGVRPLVFYSIVTVAVRDIIASSEGFCQDIVQALVAPLQNELGVNPSPIANRTHGLTASNISKYDARIAAIDYTLAHDDGISLRNLEQAQVILLGVSRCGKTPTSLYLALQFGICAANYPFTADDMDNIQLPAALKPHHHKLFGLTIEPERLAAIRQERVENSRYASLRQCRMEVAEVEALFRKNQIRYLNSTNYSVEEISAKILDSFGMSRRMF, from the coding sequence ATGGACAGAAGCGTGTTCTATATCTCTGACGGTACCGCCATCACCGCCGAAGTGCTTGGTCATGCCGTGTTGTCACAGTTTCCGGTCAATGCCACGACCTTCTCCCTGCCCTTTGTCGAGAATGAGAGCCGCGCTAGAGCCGTATGCCAGCAAATCAATGACATCTTTGAAAAAACCGGGGTAAGACCTTTGGTGTTTTATTCCATTGTTACCGTTGCAGTAAGGGATATCATTGCCAGCAGCGAAGGTTTTTGTCAGGACATCGTTCAGGCGCTGGTTGCGCCCTTGCAAAATGAACTCGGCGTCAACCCTTCGCCCATCGCCAACCGAACACACGGGCTGACGGCGAGCAACATCTCAAAGTACGATGCCCGTATCGCCGCTATCGATTACACGCTGGCGCACGATGACGGCATTTCGCTGCGTAATCTGGAACAGGCCCAGGTTATTCTGCTCGGCGTGTCGCGTTGTGGCAAAACGCCCACCAGCCTCTATCTGGCGCTGCAATTTGGTATCTGCGCCGCGAATTACCCTTTTACTGCCGACGATATGGATAATATTCAACTGCCTGCGGCGCTCAAACCCCATCATCACAAACTCTTTGGCCTGACCATCGAACCCGAACGACTTGCCGCGATTCGTCAGGAGCGCGTCGAAAACAGCCGCTATGCTTCGCTCAGACAATGTCGAATGGAGGTCGCCGAAGTCGAAGCGCTATTTCGTAAAAATCAGATACGTTATCTCAACAGTACCAACTATTCCGTTGAAGAAATTTCGGCAAAAATTCTCGACAGTTTCGGCATGAGTCGCCGTATGTTCTAA
- a CDS encoding 3-deoxy-7-phosphoheptulonate synthase, which yields MSQTDELRTTRIGSLITPRALAETLPVSNAVAENVTASRQRIEKIINGEDKRLLVIVGPCSIHDIEAAIDYAKKLNVLREKYQGSLEIVMRTYFEKPRTVVGWKGLISDPDLNGSYRVNHGIELARKVLLAINEIGMPTATEFLDMVIGQYFADLISWGAIGARTTESQIHREMASALSCPVGFKNGTDGNTQIAIDAIRASRASHMFLSPDKDGQMTVYRTSGNPFGHVIMRGGKKPNYYAEDIAKACDNLAEFDLPQRLIVDFSHANCQKQHRRQLEVATDICQQIKQGGNGIAGIMAESFLIEGTQKIVSGEPLVYGKSITDPCLSWEDTETLLSMLDEAARSRFKA from the coding sequence ATGTCACAAACAGATGAACTGCGCACTACGCGCATTGGCAGCCTGATTACGCCACGGGCGCTGGCAGAAACTTTGCCTGTTTCCAACGCCGTCGCCGAAAACGTTACTGCTTCGCGTCAGCGAATTGAAAAAATCATCAATGGCGAAGACAAGCGCCTGCTGGTTATCGTCGGGCCTTGTTCAATTCACGATATTGAAGCCGCTATCGATTACGCCAAAAAGCTCAATGTGCTGCGTGAGAAATATCAGGGTAGCCTTGAAATCGTCATGCGCACCTATTTTGAAAAACCGCGCACTGTCGTAGGTTGGAAGGGGCTGATTTCGGACCCGGACCTGAATGGCAGTTACCGCGTGAATCACGGCATTGAACTGGCGCGTAAAGTGCTGCTCGCCATCAATGAAATCGGCATGCCAACGGCCACCGAATTCCTGGACATGGTTATTGGTCAGTATTTTGCAGATTTAATCAGCTGGGGCGCTATCGGTGCGAGAACCACAGAAAGCCAGATCCATCGCGAAATGGCCTCTGCCCTGTCCTGCCCGGTCGGATTCAAGAACGGTACCGATGGTAATACGCAGATTGCCATCGATGCCATTCGGGCATCACGTGCGAGCCACATGTTCCTCTCTCCGGACAAAGACGGCCAGATGACGGTTTACCGCACCTCGGGCAATCCTTTCGGACATGTCATTATGCGTGGTGGCAAGAAACCTAACTACTATGCCGAAGATATTGCCAAAGCCTGTGACAACCTTGCCGAATTTGATTTACCGCAGCGTCTGATTGTCGATTTCAGCCATGCCAACTGCCAGAAACAACATCGCCGCCAGTTGGAGGTCGCTACCGATATCTGCCAGCAAATCAAACAGGGCGGCAATGGCATCGCCGGTATTATGGCTGAAAGTTTCCTGATTGAAGGCACGCAAAAAATCGTCAGTGGCGAACCGCTGGTGTACGGCAAATCCATCACCGATCCTTGCCTGAGCTGGGAAGATACCGAAACCTTGCTGTCGATGCTTGATGAAGCCGCGCGCAGCCGATTCAAAGCCTAG